A window from Sphingobacterium hotanense encodes these proteins:
- the ric gene encoding iron-sulfur cluster repair di-iron protein — protein sequence MENLVNEKIGDIVAKNFHAAAVFSKYGLDFCCGGGKSVQEAAAKKSVDVEKLTEELKTVLSEPNETHIDYASWPADLLASYIEKTHHRYVREKAPVILAYLNKLCQVHGGRHPELLEVNKLFQECAKELGQHLVKEEKILFPYIVQMINSEIDHTQLAAAPFGSIENPIHLMEHEHDAEGERFEKIAKLTDNYAVPADGCSTYRVTYEMLKEFEDDLHKHIHLENNILFPKSIALQQALN from the coding sequence ATGGAAAATTTAGTAAATGAAAAAATAGGGGATATTGTAGCGAAGAACTTTCATGCTGCAGCAGTATTTAGTAAATATGGTTTAGACTTTTGCTGCGGTGGCGGAAAATCCGTACAAGAAGCAGCAGCAAAGAAATCCGTAGATGTGGAGAAACTAACCGAAGAGCTTAAAACCGTTTTGAGCGAGCCTAATGAAACGCATATTGATTATGCATCATGGCCGGCAGACCTCCTGGCTTCGTATATTGAGAAAACACATCACCGCTATGTGCGCGAGAAAGCACCAGTGATATTAGCATACCTGAACAAGCTGTGCCAAGTACACGGAGGGCGCCACCCCGAACTGTTAGAGGTGAACAAACTATTCCAGGAATGTGCAAAAGAACTCGGACAGCACCTCGTAAAAGAAGAAAAAATCTTGTTCCCTTACATTGTCCAAATGATCAATTCAGAAATCGATCATACCCAATTGGCAGCGGCCCCATTCGGCTCCATCGAGAATCCAATCCACCTGATGGAACATGAACACGATGCCGAAGGTGAACGCTTCGAAAAGATTGCGAAGCTAACCGACAACTATGCGGTCCCTGCCGATGGTTGCAGCACCTACCGCGTAACCTATGAGATGTTGAAAGAATTTGAAGACGACCTGCATAAACATATCCATCTAGAGAATAATATTTTATTCCCAAAATCTATTGCGTTGCAGCAAGCGTTGAATTAG
- a CDS encoding BlaI/MecI/CopY family transcriptional regulator, with amino-acid sequence MEKLTIQEEEAMLSIWQLGGGFIRDILDNLKSDDMPYTTLASTIRNLEKKGYVKAVKYANAKRYEPLITSEEYKAKFMNSFVGDYFKNSYKEMVSFFVKEEKLSPNELEEIMDMIRNNKS; translated from the coding sequence ATGGAGAAGTTAACAATACAAGAAGAAGAAGCAATGCTATCTATTTGGCAATTAGGGGGTGGCTTTATTCGCGACATCCTAGATAACTTAAAATCGGATGATATGCCTTACACGACATTGGCATCAACCATCCGTAATTTAGAAAAGAAAGGCTATGTGAAAGCGGTCAAGTATGCTAACGCGAAACGCTACGAACCTCTAATCACTTCTGAGGAGTATAAGGCGAAATTCATGAACTCTTTTGTAGGCGATTATTTCAAGAATTCCTATAAGGAAATGGTTTCATTTTTTGTCAAAGAAGAGAAACTTAGCCCGAATGAACTTGAAGAGATCATGGATATGATCCGAAACAATAAATCATAG
- a CDS encoding citrate synthase: MSETASINLNGSSYEFPVITGTENEKAIDISKLRDQSGYITLDPGYKNTGATKSAITFLDGEKGILHYRGYAIEELAEKSTFLEVAYLLIYGELPSKDVLEKFRADIRAQMMIHEDMKNFFTGFPSKSHPMGQLSCLVGVLSSFYPESLNPNQSDEEEDKMIINLLAKMPTIVSWIQKKSLGHPVVYPKNNFGYIENFLNMIFGEVNQEKTFDPLVIEAMHKLLILHADHEQNCSTSTVRIVGSSNANMYASISAGINALWGPLHGGANQAVIEMLEAIKEDGGDAEKYLAKAKDKNDPFRLMGFGHRVYKNFDPRAKIIKKACDDVLEKLGVNDPVLDIAKKLEEAALNDQYFIDRKLYPNVDFYSGIIYRALGFNSDMFTVLFALGRLPGWIAQWKEMRDNKEPIGRPRQVYTGETLRPYVSIKDR, from the coding sequence ATGTCTGAAACAGCATCTATTAACTTAAATGGCTCTTCTTATGAGTTCCCAGTAATTACGGGGACTGAAAATGAGAAAGCAATTGATATTTCAAAATTAAGAGATCAATCGGGTTACATCACATTAGACCCAGGTTATAAAAATACAGGCGCGACGAAGAGTGCCATTACCTTCTTAGATGGTGAAAAAGGTATCCTTCATTATAGAGGATATGCTATTGAAGAATTAGCAGAAAAGTCAACTTTCCTAGAGGTTGCCTATTTATTGATTTACGGCGAACTTCCTTCGAAAGACGTATTAGAGAAATTCCGCGCTGATATCCGTGCGCAAATGATGATCCATGAAGATATGAAAAACTTCTTCACCGGATTTCCATCAAAATCTCACCCAATGGGTCAGTTGTCGTGTTTAGTTGGTGTTTTATCATCTTTCTATCCGGAATCACTGAACCCGAACCAATCCGATGAAGAAGAGGATAAAATGATCATCAATTTATTGGCTAAAATGCCAACGATAGTTTCTTGGATTCAAAAGAAATCTTTAGGTCATCCGGTTGTTTATCCTAAAAACAACTTCGGTTATATTGAGAACTTCTTGAACATGATTTTTGGAGAAGTTAATCAAGAGAAAACATTCGATCCATTAGTAATCGAAGCAATGCACAAATTATTGATTCTACACGCAGACCACGAGCAGAACTGTTCGACATCAACTGTACGTATCGTAGGATCATCAAATGCGAATATGTATGCTTCTATCTCAGCTGGTATCAATGCATTGTGGGGACCTCTTCACGGTGGTGCTAACCAAGCGGTAATCGAAATGTTGGAAGCAATTAAAGAGGATGGCGGCGATGCTGAGAAATACTTAGCAAAAGCAAAAGACAAGAACGATCCTTTCCGTTTGATGGGATTCGGTCACCGTGTATACAAGAACTTCGACCCACGTGCGAAAATCATCAAGAAAGCTTGTGATGACGTATTAGAGAAATTAGGAGTTAATGACCCTGTTTTAGATATCGCTAAGAAATTAGAAGAAGCAGCATTGAACGACCAATACTTTATCGACCGTAAATTATATCCAAACGTTGACTTCTACTCAGGTATTATCTACCGCGCATTAGGATTCAATTCTGATATGTTTACTGTATTGTTCGCTTTAGGACGTCTTCCAGGATGGATTGCACAATGGAAAGAGATGCGCGATAATAAAGAACCTATCGGTCGTCCAAGACAAGTATACACCGGCGAAACATTACGCCCATACGTAAGTATCAAAGACAGATAA
- a CDS encoding M56 family metallopeptidase has product MESLLTYLLQVNLLIIIIFLGYQLLLKGLTFYMLNRVYFLVATLYAFIYPFLDIKSWFAKRVELPIGEVFNYIPFVFEEKASYFSLSDLLLMIASVGAIAFFTKLLIQLFSLLRIHLHSEPSAWREYLFRNVIFPIAPFSFFNKIYVHKEQHLEKELHDIFKHEHVHVEGHHTWDVLLFEIVLVSCWYNPFVWLMRKAVRQNLEYLTDQQVLDKGVDRQTYQYSLLHVTKQGASVGISNQFNFKTLKKRIMMMNKKRSSKLELSKYAFLLPVFILAGATFTLNKAEAKIETVVIKAAETNVSEIGHKLSENIIQQDTTKKKASTQQTEEVVVTGFHSNNANVKELSGLTFSAEQSDTLKGKINNVKVVRGFKARSFDQLIDQGTNKDKIIVIDGKVMPKDFDLSLIDDRRVDNVEILTGKDALAIDPKAKDGIISITTRKEGDPVSRVWRIEKNSMSPTKNDLRLTGRGVSVLGLSHEGKNMSYEIDGKKVSEEDVKKIKHEDIHSIDMKLETGKTEDGKEKKTNLIKVFTKSYAKEHNLPMQDSLKGRLSGVRIRSNSNGENRKLTFRSNAEKGKIVWVVNEKVVESEEADKLDPNNIFSVDVLKGKTTTATYGDDVEGVIKIITKDSPLAVNRPKTNQDVTISTSAKDLPNNAIYFIDDKQATKKEVDNLKSEKIKTVKVIKGDKAVKDYGDKGKNGVILITTRKAKD; this is encoded by the coding sequence ATGGAAAGCTTACTGACCTATTTGTTGCAAGTAAACCTGCTTATCATTATCATCTTTCTGGGGTATCAATTACTATTGAAAGGGCTAACCTTTTATATGCTTAATCGGGTCTATTTCCTTGTAGCTACCCTATATGCATTTATCTATCCTTTTTTAGATATCAAATCATGGTTCGCAAAGCGAGTCGAACTTCCGATAGGCGAAGTATTCAACTATATCCCTTTCGTATTCGAGGAGAAGGCAAGCTATTTCTCGCTGAGTGACTTATTGCTGATGATTGCATCTGTAGGAGCAATCGCGTTCTTTACAAAATTGCTGATTCAGCTGTTTAGTCTCTTGCGGATACATTTACACTCCGAACCATCCGCATGGCGGGAATACCTTTTCCGCAATGTCATTTTTCCTATCGCACCATTCTCTTTTTTCAACAAGATATACGTTCATAAAGAGCAACATCTGGAAAAAGAACTTCACGATATTTTTAAACACGAACATGTCCATGTTGAGGGCCATCATACCTGGGATGTCTTGTTGTTTGAAATAGTATTGGTAAGCTGTTGGTATAATCCTTTCGTATGGTTAATGCGCAAAGCCGTACGTCAAAATCTTGAATACTTGACCGATCAACAAGTGTTAGATAAAGGTGTCGACCGCCAGACTTATCAATACTCTTTGCTGCATGTCACCAAGCAGGGTGCTTCGGTGGGCATCAGCAATCAGTTTAATTTTAAAACCTTAAAAAAGCGCATTATGATGATGAACAAGAAACGCTCATCCAAATTGGAACTCAGTAAATATGCATTCCTATTGCCGGTCTTCATTCTGGCCGGAGCAACTTTCACCTTGAACAAGGCGGAAGCAAAGATCGAAACGGTTGTAATTAAAGCCGCTGAAACGAATGTTTCAGAAATTGGACACAAACTATCGGAAAACATTATTCAGCAAGATACAACGAAGAAAAAGGCAAGTACGCAACAGACAGAGGAAGTTGTAGTCACTGGATTCCACTCTAACAACGCGAACGTCAAAGAATTATCCGGATTAACCTTCAGTGCAGAGCAAAGCGATACGTTGAAAGGAAAAATTAATAACGTCAAAGTAGTACGAGGCTTCAAGGCGCGCTCATTTGATCAACTTATCGATCAGGGCACCAATAAAGACAAGATCATTGTTATCGACGGCAAAGTAATGCCTAAGGACTTTGACCTCTCTTTAATTGATGATCGCCGTGTTGACAACGTCGAGATCTTGACCGGTAAAGACGCTCTTGCAATTGATCCAAAAGCGAAAGACGGAATAATCTCCATCACAACCAGAAAAGAAGGAGATCCCGTGTCTAGAGTTTGGAGGATTGAAAAAAACAGCATGTCGCCAACAAAGAATGATCTACGATTGACTGGGAGAGGAGTATCCGTATTAGGGTTATCTCATGAAGGTAAGAATATGAGTTACGAAATCGACGGGAAGAAGGTAAGCGAAGAAGACGTTAAAAAAATAAAACATGAGGATATCCATTCGATCGACATGAAGTTAGAGACGGGCAAAACGGAAGACGGAAAAGAAAAGAAAACCAATCTCATAAAGGTTTTCACGAAGTCTTACGCGAAGGAGCATAATCTACCCATGCAGGATTCATTAAAAGGTCGTCTTAGCGGAGTAAGGATTAGATCAAATTCAAATGGAGAGAACCGAAAGCTTACCTTCAGGTCTAATGCGGAAAAAGGAAAGATTGTGTGGGTCGTAAATGAGAAAGTAGTAGAAAGCGAGGAAGCCGACAAACTGGATCCAAACAATATCTTCTCAGTCGATGTGCTAAAAGGCAAAACTACAACAGCAACCTACGGCGATGATGTTGAAGGAGTAATCAAGATTATTACAAAAGACTCTCCGCTAGCGGTCAATCGTCCGAAAACAAATCAGGACGTCACGATCTCTACCTCGGCAAAAGATCTTCCAAATAATGCGATTTATTTTATCGATGATAAACAAGCCACTAAAAAGGAGGTTGATAACTTAAAAAGCGAAAAGATCAAAACGGTGAAAGTCATCAAGGGAGACAAAGCCGTGAAAGACTATGGTGATAAAGGTAAGAACGGTGTGATACTGATTACGACCCGTAAAGCCAAAGATTAA
- the azu gene encoding azurin, producing the protein MKTVNTFGILALSFGLFAASCGNSSQSNNETVDHSAHQTETPATSEAPAPATEPAGSAAASNEVVIESNDQMKYNLSEINVNAAEPVKLTLKHVGTMKKDVMGHNVVVLKAGADVAAFTTAAMNAKDTDYIPESKDVIAHTKVIGGGEQDAIEFTLPGPGTYDFICSFPGHAGIMKGKIIAQ; encoded by the coding sequence ATGAAAACAGTAAATACCTTCGGAATCTTAGCTTTATCTTTTGGCCTTTTCGCTGCTTCTTGTGGCAACTCAAGCCAATCTAACAATGAAACAGTAGATCACAGTGCTCATCAAACAGAAACGCCTGCGACGAGTGAGGCTCCTGCTCCGGCAACTGAGCCAGCGGGTTCTGCTGCTGCTAGCAACGAGGTTGTCATCGAAAGTAATGACCAAATGAAGTATAACCTGAGCGAGATCAATGTCAATGCTGCTGAGCCCGTTAAATTAACGCTGAAGCATGTCGGAACCATGAAGAAGGATGTAATGGGACACAATGTTGTGGTATTGAAGGCAGGAGCGGACGTAGCAGCTTTTACAACAGCGGCAATGAATGCTAAGGATACAGACTATATCCCGGAATCGAAAGATGTGATTGCGCATACCAAAGTAATCGGCGGCGGTGAACAAGATGCGATCGAGTTTACTCTTCCAGGTCCTGGCACCTACGACTTCATTTGTTCTTTTCCAGGACATGCTGGTATTATGAAAGGTAAAATCATTGCGCAATAA
- a CDS encoding nitric-oxide reductase large subunit: protein MSRERKLWWSFILVVAISFSVLLYYGYEIYQVSPPVPEQVVDADGKVLFTGQEIKDGQNVWQSIGGQEVGTIWGHGAYVAPDWTADWLHREALIMLDSYAQQEFASAYADLSDEDQAKLQTRLKNNIRKNTFNEETNTLTIDADRVKAVNELSAYYAGLFTDDPQFDQLRKDYAIPKNSIKDPERLHKLNAFFFWATWATVTERPGDQVSYTHNWPNEKLVGNEMTMDLLAWSGVSIILLIFCVGALVLWQVKSGEDDELLYPAQDPLLRQGITPSMRLTKKYFWIVSLLMLVQVGLGIVTAHYGVEGDGLYGIPLDQFLPYSVTRTWHTQLAIFWIATAWLATGLYIAPAVGGKDPKFQCFGVNFLFIALLIIVVGSMVGQWFGVMQKLDLVQNFWFGHQGYEYVDLGRFWQLFLFVGLFVWLALMVRPLIPVLKKGGEEKNLIIMFLISCSAIALFYGAGLMWGRQTNLAIAEYWRWWVVHLWVEGFFEVFATVVMAFLFVRLGLLKPKSATASVLFSTIIFLSGGILGTFHHLYFSGTPTAVMALGATFSALEVVPLTIIGFEAYHNYKLSKSTKWLQDYKWPIYYLISVAFWNFLGAGVFGFIINPPIALYYVQGLNTTPLHGHTALFGVYGMLGIGLMLFVLRSLYRDVQWNEKILKIGFWSLNIGLLAMALLSLLPVGVWQAIASIKEGMWYARSAELMQQPGMVFLKWMRTPGDVIFAIGVFACAWFVFDLTLKNKIKN, encoded by the coding sequence ATGAGTAGAGAACGAAAATTATGGTGGTCCTTTATACTGGTAGTAGCTATCTCCTTTAGCGTGCTGCTGTACTATGGCTACGAAATATACCAAGTGTCGCCACCTGTACCTGAACAGGTTGTCGATGCCGATGGAAAAGTATTATTCACCGGCCAAGAGATCAAAGATGGTCAGAACGTTTGGCAAAGTATCGGTGGTCAGGAAGTTGGAACAATATGGGGTCACGGCGCGTACGTGGCTCCTGATTGGACTGCAGACTGGCTGCACCGGGAAGCTCTCATCATGCTCGACAGCTATGCGCAGCAGGAATTCGCCAGTGCATATGCCGACTTAAGCGATGAAGATCAAGCGAAGCTACAAACACGCTTGAAGAACAATATTCGTAAGAATACTTTCAATGAAGAGACGAATACCCTAACTATAGACGCGGACCGAGTAAAGGCGGTAAACGAATTATCTGCCTATTACGCTGGTCTTTTTACAGACGATCCTCAGTTCGACCAATTGCGTAAAGATTACGCAATTCCAAAGAACTCCATTAAAGACCCTGAACGTTTGCACAAGTTAAATGCCTTTTTCTTTTGGGCAACTTGGGCAACCGTAACTGAGCGCCCCGGCGACCAAGTATCCTATACCCATAACTGGCCAAATGAAAAACTAGTCGGTAATGAGATGACAATGGACTTGCTTGCCTGGTCTGGCGTAAGTATTATCCTATTGATCTTCTGTGTGGGCGCATTAGTGCTATGGCAAGTAAAATCGGGCGAAGATGACGAGCTGCTCTACCCGGCTCAAGACCCTTTGCTACGCCAAGGCATAACCCCATCCATGCGCTTAACGAAGAAGTATTTCTGGATTGTTAGCTTGTTGATGCTCGTTCAGGTCGGATTGGGGATTGTTACTGCCCACTATGGAGTCGAAGGCGATGGCCTTTATGGTATTCCGCTCGATCAATTCCTGCCTTATTCCGTAACGCGTACTTGGCATACCCAGCTTGCCATCTTCTGGATCGCCACAGCTTGGTTGGCAACCGGACTCTACATTGCACCGGCAGTAGGCGGAAAGGACCCTAAATTCCAATGCTTCGGTGTCAACTTCCTGTTCATTGCCCTGCTTATCATCGTTGTGGGCTCCATGGTTGGACAATGGTTTGGCGTTATGCAAAAATTAGACTTGGTACAGAACTTCTGGTTCGGACATCAGGGCTATGAATATGTAGACCTAGGACGCTTCTGGCAGTTATTCCTATTCGTTGGTCTCTTTGTTTGGCTGGCATTGATGGTGCGTCCGCTGATCCCGGTATTGAAAAAAGGAGGCGAGGAGAAAAACCTCATCATTATGTTCCTGATTTCCTGCTCCGCAATTGCATTATTCTATGGTGCAGGGTTGATGTGGGGAAGACAAACGAATCTAGCGATTGCCGAATATTGGAGATGGTGGGTGGTGCACCTATGGGTGGAAGGATTTTTCGAGGTGTTTGCAACGGTGGTTATGGCCTTCTTATTCGTACGCTTAGGTCTGTTGAAACCGAAGTCGGCAACGGCAAGCGTATTGTTCTCGACGATTATCTTCCTTTCGGGAGGTATCCTCGGAACATTCCACCACCTGTATTTCTCTGGAACTCCAACCGCCGTGATGGCTTTGGGAGCAACCTTCAGCGCGTTGGAAGTCGTACCGTTGACCATCATAGGTTTCGAAGCTTATCATAACTACAAGCTGTCTAAATCGACCAAATGGTTGCAGGATTATAAATGGCCGATCTACTATCTGATATCCGTTGCCTTCTGGAACTTTCTTGGCGCCGGGGTGTTCGGATTTATTATCAATCCTCCAATCGCGTTATACTATGTCCAAGGATTAAACACAACACCGTTGCACGGGCACACCGCCTTATTTGGAGTGTATGGTATGTTGGGAATCGGACTTATGCTGTTTGTATTGCGCAGTCTATACCGCGATGTGCAGTGGAATGAGAAAATCTTAAAGATAGGCTTCTGGAGCCTGAACATCGGCCTCCTGGCGATGGCATTGCTCAGCCTCTTGCCAGTAGGCGTATGGCAAGCGATTGCAAGTATTAAAGAGGGAATGTGGTATGCGCGTTCTGCCGAATTAATGCAACAACCAGGAATGGTATTCTTGAAATGGATGCGCACGCCGGGCGATGTAATCTTCGCCATAGGTGTATTCGCCTGCGCATGGTTCGTATTTGATCTAACATTGAAAAATAAAATTAAAAACTGA
- the pth gene encoding aminoacyl-tRNA hydrolase, whose amino-acid sequence MNFLIVGLGNIGKEYADTRHNIGFMVADELANQAGTTWSTLKHAYYTEYKQRGHNVYVIKPTTFMNLSGKAVNYWMQELKVPVQNILVIVDDLAIPFGSLRVKPKGSAAGHNGLRSIEASIGGQQYPRLRFGIGDNFSKGRQVDYVLGPFDKEEQRELPALIEHSVKMVNSFINIGIELTMTNLNTK is encoded by the coding sequence ATGAATTTTTTAATTGTTGGATTAGGGAATATTGGCAAGGAATACGCCGATACACGACATAACATAGGATTTATGGTTGCGGATGAGCTTGCTAATCAGGCTGGGACAACTTGGTCGACATTGAAACACGCTTATTATACGGAGTATAAGCAACGCGGACATAATGTTTATGTGATCAAACCGACTACCTTTATGAACTTAAGTGGCAAGGCTGTTAACTATTGGATGCAGGAGTTAAAGGTTCCGGTTCAGAATATTCTGGTTATTGTTGATGATCTGGCGATTCCGTTTGGGTCTTTGCGCGTAAAGCCGAAGGGCTCTGCGGCAGGACATAATGGTTTGCGCTCCATCGAAGCTTCTATTGGGGGGCAGCAGTATCCTAGATTGCGCTTTGGTATTGGTGATAACTTCTCCAAAGGTCGGCAGGTGGATTATGTATTGGGCCCATTTGATAAAGAGGAACAACGTGAATTGCCAGCATTGATAGAGCATTCGGTGAAGATGGTGAATAGCTTCATCAATATTGGTATTGAACTGACGATGACCAATCTGAATACCAAATAG
- a CDS encoding transposase produces MKKDRITLGVDVSKKTMDICHWGTHDFIKIENNSSGFKQLAKWMRGKGFVSSQVFFIMEYTGGYEYRFLQYCESKGLSYTRKSGLEIKKSMGMVRGKSDKQDSFRIAQYGEEKAYMLEPSGKLNSTIFDLKQLISFRKRLVRAMAGYKASSSERKAMYGKDAGKVILKVSKTMIDVYKKEIYRVEREILQLIESDESLNRNYQILKSVKGIGPVNAWMTIVYTENFKAFTDPRKYAVYAGVIPFEHTSGTSIRGRKRVSHMANKAIKQELNQAAKIAITHDKTLREYAQRKLTTKAYPLVLNNVKFKLILIMFSLIGRQEMYREDYHYAA; encoded by the coding sequence ATGAAAAAAGATCGTATTACCTTAGGTGTCGACGTTTCTAAGAAGACAATGGACATCTGCCATTGGGGCACACATGATTTCATTAAGATCGAGAACAACAGTTCGGGATTTAAGCAATTGGCAAAGTGGATGCGAGGGAAAGGTTTTGTATCAAGCCAAGTCTTCTTTATCATGGAATATACTGGTGGATATGAATACAGATTCCTGCAGTATTGCGAGTCAAAAGGTCTTTCGTATACACGCAAATCTGGTCTAGAGATCAAGAAGTCGATGGGCATGGTCCGTGGCAAGAGCGATAAGCAAGACTCCTTTAGGATTGCCCAGTATGGGGAAGAAAAGGCTTATATGCTCGAACCAAGCGGTAAATTGAATTCTACAATATTTGATCTTAAACAGCTGATCTCCTTTCGTAAACGTCTAGTGAGAGCGATGGCCGGTTACAAAGCGAGCAGCTCTGAGCGCAAGGCGATGTACGGGAAAGACGCAGGGAAGGTGATCCTGAAGGTCAGTAAAACAATGATAGATGTTTATAAGAAAGAGATCTACAGAGTAGAACGAGAAATCTTACAGCTCATCGAAAGCGATGAATCGCTCAACAGGAACTATCAGATCCTCAAAAGCGTCAAAGGGATAGGCCCGGTCAATGCCTGGATGACGATCGTTTATACGGAGAATTTCAAGGCTTTTACCGATCCCCGAAAATACGCAGTCTATGCCGGTGTGATACCATTTGAGCACACTTCCGGGACCAGTATTCGCGGTCGAAAGCGAGTCTCGCATATGGCCAACAAGGCCATAAAGCAGGAGTTGAACCAAGCGGCAAAGATTGCCATTACACATGACAAGACGCTCCGAGAATATGCGCAACGGAAGCTCACAACCAAAGCTTACCCGTTGGTCTTGAACAATGTGAAATTCAAGCTGATTCTGATCATGTTTTCCTTGATCGGACGACAGGAGATGTATCGGGAAGATTATCATTATGCAGCGTGA
- a CDS encoding T9SS type A sorting domain-containing protein: MKFEWSKIARISIMNTLVLWMFIGFAQANTFQADTTKASASKQSLISAKNRNANRVAVIAEESDKLINNVKVYYNPIADQVTVNFKLSKNSHVSIKVMDALGNEVLALHNGDLDAGTQNLNFDSSAKLKEGIYFVRVMSGSETVVKRISVR, encoded by the coding sequence ATGAAGTTTGAATGGAGTAAAATAGCACGTATTAGCATCATGAATACCCTGGTATTATGGATGTTTATTGGCTTTGCCCAAGCAAATACATTCCAAGCCGATACGACTAAAGCTAGCGCAAGTAAGCAAAGTTTAATCTCTGCTAAGAATAGAAACGCTAATCGTGTAGCAGTTATTGCCGAAGAGTCGGATAAATTAATCAATAACGTTAAAGTTTATTACAATCCTATCGCGGATCAAGTCACTGTAAACTTCAAATTAAGTAAAAACAGCCATGTATCAATAAAGGTAATGGACGCGCTTGGTAATGAAGTATTAGCTCTACATAACGGTGATTTAGACGCAGGAACACAAAACCTGAACTTCGACTCCAGTGCCAAACTAAAAGAAGGCATATACTTCGTAAGAGTAATGAGCGGCTCGGAAACAGTCGTGAAGCGAATATCTGTTAGATAG